The stretch of DNA GCGGAGATCGACGCGGCCGATCTCGACCCGCAGCGCGACGCCGACCTGGGGGAGGAGCGCGCCCGCCTCGAACACGCCGAGCAGCTGGCGAGCGCGGCCGGACAGGCCGCCGCGGCGCTGGATGAGGACGGCGCCGGCCACCCGGTGGGCGTGGCCGTGGCCGCATTGCGGCGGGCCGCTGGCCACGACGCACACCTCGACGCGTTAGGGGAACGGACCGAGGCGCTGGCCGCCGAGCTCGCGGACGTGCGCGGCGAGCTGCGCACGTACGCCGAGACCGTCGAGGCCGACCCGGTCCACCTCGACGAGCTCCGTCGGCGTGAACGCCTCCTGGGTGACCTGACCCGCAAGTACGGGGCGGACATCCCCGGGGTGTTGGACTACTCCACGCAGGCCCGTGCCCGCCTGGCGGAACTGTCGCGCCACGAGGAGTCGGCGGCCGCGCTCGCCGAGCGCGAGGCCGATCTGGCGGCCCAGGTGCACCGCCTCGCCGGGGAGCTCCACCGAGGCCGGGACGCCGCCTCGACACGACTTGCCGAGGCGATCGAGGCCCACCTGGCCGACCTGGGGATGGCGCACGCACGGGTGCGGATCAGCGTCGAGGGCCGCCAACAGCCGGGCCCGAACGGTTGCGATCGGGTCTCGATCGAGTTGGCCGCGAACCCCGGCGAGCCGCGTCGGCCGCTGGGTGAGGGCGCCTCGGGCGGCGAGCGGTCGCGGGTGGCGCTTGCCGTGGAGGTCGCGCTCGCCGACGTCGAAGACGCTCGCGTGCTCGTCTTCGACGAGGTGGACGCCGGGGTCGGCGGGGCCACCGCTATGGCAGTGGGTGAGAAACTCGCCCGGCTGGCCGTCGACGGTCGCCAGGTGCTGTGCGTGACGCACCTACCGCAGCTGGCGGCGTTCGCGGACGTCCACCACGTCGTCGAGAAGGGCATCCGCGGCGGGCGGACGGTCACCACGTCACGCTCGGTTGAGGGAGGGGACCGGCCGGCTGAGCTCGCCCGCATGCTCTCTGGCGGGGCGGGACGGGGCGCCGGCGTCGCCCATGCCCAGGAACTGCTCGCCGAGGCGTCCTCGCGCCGCGCCGGGTGAGCGAGGTTTGTCGCGTCGGGTGGCGGTCCGGCTAAGGTCCTGCGCCGATCCCAGCCGTCACAGCACGCAGGACGATCAGCGTGACCCGACCGAGCGAGCCTGCGAGCCTGGCCGAGTCCTTCGCGGCGCACACCCGGCTCCAGGTCGGCGCGGCGACGCTCGACAGGATGAGCGGGCCGGGCGCGGTCCGAGCGCCACGACGGCGGCGCCGGGTCCGGCTGCGGCAGCTGGGCCTGGTGGTCGCGGTGGCGGCGGCCGTGGCCAGCTCCGTGGCGCTGGGCGCGTCGGTGGGGGAGCGGACGGGCACGCGGCGACCGCCGCTCGCCGCCGCGCAAGGCGGACCCCTCGACGTCAGCGACGCTGGCCAGCCGCGCTCGGCGGGAGCCACGGCCACCGCCGTGTTCGCCTCCTACTCTGACCTGCAGCTGGTCCTGCCCAGCGACCAGGTCCGCTTGGTGGGCTTCCACGAGGCCGCGCTCGCGGACGCGCTGCCGCTGACCCCGGCGGGCTCCCTGCGCGCGAACGACAACACCACCAAGTTCCGTCCGCCACCCGACGGCGACGGCGTCGGCTACGTGGTGCTGTCGTCGCGAGGTCGCACCAACCCGGCCACATCCGCGGTGGACGTTGCGCTTCCGCCGGGCATCCCGGTGGCGAGCCTGATCGACGGCACCGTCACGCTGGTGGAGCACTACCAGCTGTACGGACGTCACCCCGACACGCGGGTCGAGATCGCCCCTGCCGGGCGGCCCGACCTACGGGTGGTGCTGATCCACCTCACCGACGTCCGCGTGAGTCCGGGACAGCGGGTGCAGGCGGGGCGCACGGTGGTCGCTGGTGCCGCGAACCTGTTCCCGTTCGGATCTCACGTCGATCGCTACGTCGAGGGCGAGCCGGGCCCCCACGTCCACATCGAGGTCAAGCGACCCACCAGTGGGGCGTAGCAGCGTGGCGCCACGGCTCGCGCTGTTGGGCGACGGGGAACCTCCCCGGTACGTTCCCGGGCGCTCAGCGCCCAGACGGCAAGGTGTCCTTCGGTCCGTCGGTGACGGAGCCGATACCCACGGTCTCGGTCGCGCAACCCCCACCCGTGACACGACGCCCTGGAGCGACGCCGTGCCCGCACGCCCCGCCAACGACGCGTTCGCAGCCGTGTGCACCCGGCCCCGCGTCAACCGCTACGCGATCGCCGGACTCGCTCCGGTGCTCGCCGCGGCACTCAGCCTCCCGGCCGCCGTCGACCGGACCGCGGCTGCCCGGCCGAGCGCCGTCGAGGCACAAGCGATGTGGGTGGATGCCAGCAACGGCATGCCGAGGGCGCCGGCCCCCGAACCCGTCATCGAGCCGTTCGCGGCCGTCGAGGGGGTCCAGCTGGTCGAACCGGCCCCAACACCGGTCCTGATCGGGTTCCACCAGGCGAACGGCCCGCGCCCGATCGCGCTGACCCCCGATGTGGCCGCGCACCAGATCCTGCCCAGCCGCGGACGAGGCACCCACGCGACCTCCGCGGTCGACATCGTGCTGCCGGCGGCAGAGCCGGTCCGCGCCACCGTGTCCGGGACCGTCGTGGCCGCCAACCGCTACGCGCTGTACGGCCAGACGAGCGATGGCCTCGTGGAGATCGTCCCCCACGCCAACCCCGCGATCCGCGTTCGCCTCCTGCACCTCGCCGAGCTACAGGTAACCGCCGGTGAGCACGTCGTCGCGGGGGAGACCGTCGTGGCCGCCACCGCTCGGACACTGCCGTTCGGCTCGCAGATCGACACGATCGTCGGCCAGCGACTGCCTCACGTCCACGTCGAGGTGGTGCGGTGACCGTGCGCTCACCGAACGGTTCGCGCGGTGATTGAACCGGGGGGAACGGGCGGTCGAGGAGCGTTGTTGGGGGTACCGACTTCCGGACACCGTCCGGGATCGCGCACCAGTCCGACACACCACGGGGGGATCCCCCGCCGCGGGAGCGCCGCTCCCGAGACGGAGGAACACGTCGCCATGTCACCGCAGAACCGCAGCCGCGCCGCGCTGGTCAGCGTCGCGATCCCGGCGATCGGCGTGCTTCTCGCACTGCCGCTGTCCCCGGACGCTCCCACCGCGGCCACCGTCGCCGCGGGGACGGGCGCGGCCGCCGCCGAGGAACCGCTGACGCAGCCCACGGGCAGCCACCCCGTACCGGTGGCTGACCCGTCGGCCGTTGTGAACACGGATCACGCCCCGCCTCCCCCCGACGCCGTTCCTGCCGACGCAGCCGCGGTCGACCCGCACGTCGAGCCGGCCCAGCCCGAGGCGCCGTACCCGGTGGGACCGTCCCGGCTGTTCGCGACGTTCCAGGAGCTGCACCTGTGGACGCCGAGCGCGGATCCCGTCCTGATCGGTTTCCACGAGGCCTACTACGACGGCGCGCTGGCGATGCTGCCGATGGGGCAAGCCACCGCGCTGGACAACCCGCGCTTCCCCGGCACGCCGGACCGCGCAACCGGCCAGCCCTACGCGGTCCTGTCGTCGCGGGGCCGGCGGCCGGAGCCGACATCCGCAGCCGACATCGTCGTGCGTCCGGGAGAGCCCGTCCGCGCCGTGGTCACCGGCACGGTGATCGAGGCCCGGCCCTACCTGTTGTACGGCAAGTACCCGGACGGGCGTGTGGCCATCCGCTCAGCTGAGCGTCCCGACCTCGTCGTGACGATGCTGCACATCTCGGGCCTGCAGGTCCACGTCGGCCAGCAGGTCAACGCTGGCGAGACGATCGTGGCGGCACATGGCACCCAGTTCCCGTTCGTGTCGCACATCGACAACTACCTCGGCGGCAACCCCAATCCCCACGTCCACGTGGAGGTCGCTCACCGCGGGTAGCGGGTCACGGCGCGGGGCCTGGCTGGTTCGGCGGTGGAGCCGGCTGAGGTCGCGACCATGACCGTCGCCTCGACGGGGCCGCTGTGCGACGTGTGCGCGAGGTGTTCGTCGTCCCACGGGGCTGGTGTTACCGTGACGGGGGCCACGGTGTGGCCGCGTCCGGACAGACGGAAGGGCCCCGGTGGTGGACGGCATCGTTCGAGACATCGTCGCTGAGCCGACCCCCAGCCGCCGATCACAGCCCGCGGCCGGCACCAAGCACATCTTCGTCACCGGCGGCGTGTCGAGCGCGCTCGGCAAGGGCATCACCGCAGCGTCGCTGGGCCGACTGTTGAAGGCGCGAGGTCTGAAGGTCACGCTTCAGAAGCTCGACCCCTACCTCAACGTCGACCCGGGCACGATGAACCCCTTCGAACACGGTGAGGTGTTCGTCACCGATGACGGGGGAGAGACCGACCTGGATCTCGGCCACTACGAGCGGTTCGTCGACGAGAACCTCTCCCGCGGATCGTCTGTGACGTCGGGGCAGGTCTGGCTGTCGGTGATCAGCAAGGAGCGACGCGGCGACTACCTCGGCAAGACGGTCCAGGTCATCCCCCACATCACCGACGAGATCAAGTCGAGGATCCTCGCGGTCGGTCAGGACGCCGACGTGGTGATCACGGAGGTCGGTGGCACGGTCGGTGACATCGAGGGCCTGCCGTACCTGGAGGCGATCCGCCAGATCCGCCACGACGTCGGCCGTGACAACGTCTGCTACCTCCACGTGGCACTGGTGCCGTACATCGCTGCGTCGGGGGAGCTGAAGACCAAGCCGACCCAGCACTCGGTCCGCGAGCTGCGTGCGGTCGGTATCCAGCCCGACGCGCTGGTGTGCCGCTCCGACCGGCCCCTGTCGCCCGACCTGAAGCGGAAGATCGCGCTTCTGAGTGACGTCGACATCGAGGCGGTGATCTCCGCTGAGGATGCCGAGTCCCTGTACGAGGTCCCGCTGATGTTGCACCAGGAGGGCCTGGACACGGTCGTGTGCCGCCGGTTCGGACTCGCTGAGGTCGAACCGGACCTGGGCGAGTGGGAGACGATGGTCGGCCGGGTCCGCGCCGCCCGCGAGACGGTCACGGTCGCGGTGGTCGGGAAGTACGTGGAACTACCCGACGCGTACCTGTCCGTCGCGGAGGCGCTCCGCCACGGGGGCCTGGCCTGCGGCGTGCAGGTCGCGATCCGCTGGGTGTCCTCCGACGACCTGCTCGACGACGGCGTGGACCGCCACCTGGCCGACTGCCACGCGATCCTGGTCCCCGGCGGGTTCGGCGTGCGCGGCATCGAGGGGAAGATCGCGGCAGTGCGCTACGCCCGCGTGCACGAGGTCCCCTTCCTGGGGGTGTGCCTGGGGCTGCAGGTCGCCGTGATCGAGTTCGCCCGTCACGTCGCTGGCCTGGAGTACGCCCACTCGTCGGAGTTCGAGCCCCACACCCCCGATGCGGTGATCGACCTCATGGTCGACCAGCGTGACGTCACCGAGCTCGGCGGGACGATGCGGCTCGGCTCCTACCCGGCGAAGCTGCTGGACGGGACCCGGGTGCGTGACCTGTACGGCGAACCGGTGGTGTACGAACGCCACCGCCACCGGTTCGAGGTGTCCAACCGGTACCGCGCGGGGCTCGAGGAGCGCGGGCTGGTGTTCTCGGGGGTCTCGCCTGACGGGCGCCTCGCCGAGTTCGCTGAGCTCCCCGATCACCCGTGGTTCGTGGCGACGCAGGCGCACCCGGAGTTCAAGTCGCGACCCAACCGCCCTCATCCACTGTTCGCCGGTCTGGTGGCCGCAGGGTTGCAGCGTCATCGGGAGACCCGCGGGCAGCTGCCGGTCGACCTCGACGAGGTCGGCCGCACCGACGTCCCCGGGCGCGCGGCCGCCGCCGAGCTGGCAGACGCCGGATGGGCGGTCTCCCATGGCAACCGCCCGGTCGAGGTCGAACGCTGAGCGAGCCGGCTGCGGGGTGGTTCGAGACCGTGGCGTCCGAGACCGTGCACGAGGGCGTCTTCGCCCGGGTGCGCGTCGACCGCGTGCGGATGCCCGACGGTGAGGTGCTCGACCGCGAGGTCGTCGAGCAGGCGGACGCCGCGGGGGTCGTCCCGATCTTCGGGGACGGCTCCGTCATGCTGCTGCGTCAGTACCGGCAGCCGTTCGCCACGTATCTGTTGGAGATCCCGGCGGGGAAGCTCGACCGGGAGGGCGAGGATCCCGCAGCGGCCGCAGCACGCGAGCTGATCGAGGAGACCGGGTACCGCGCCGAACGACTCGAGCACCTGGTCACCTTCCGTAACTCGGCCGGCTGGACCGACGAGTCCACGCACCTGTACGTCGCCACCGGCCTCACGGCGGAGGGCGTCCCCGACGACTTCCACGCCAGCGCCGAGGAGGCCGACATGGAGATCGTCCGCCTCCCGCTCGACGAGGCGGTCGCCGCCGTCCGTGACGGCACGATCACGGACGCCAAGACGGTGATCGGCTTGCTGCTCGTCGGGGGCCGGTTCTAGCTCTGTCGCCGTACGGGCATTCGCGCGTCCGTGCAATCGCGGACCGGCGAGTTCGTCTACCCGGTCGCCGCCGCATGCAGTGACCGGCGCGACGAAAGCGACAATCTGCACCCTCATGCTGCTCCTGGCGCTCCCGCTGATGGCGGCGATCGCGGTCATCGTCCGGCTGCACGACCGGGGTCCCGCCCTGTTCCGGCAGACGCGTGTCGGCATGGATGGCCGCCCGTTCACGCTGTTGAAGTTCCGGACCATGGTCGAGAACGACGACAGCGACACACAGTGGGCGGTCGACCACGACGACGCGAGGGTCACCTGGATCGGCCGGTTCCTGCGGCCGACCCACCTGGACCAGCTCCCGCAGCTGCTCAACGTGATCCGGGGCGACATGTCGCTGGTCGGGCCGCGGCCTGAACGCCCGCACTTCGTCGATCGCTTCTCGGACCAGATCCCGCGGTACGAAGCGAGACGTTGTGGGCTTCCAAGCGCAGCCGGTTGCCTTGGGCCGCGGGATCGGTGAGCAGGGCGCGTTCGTGGACCTCCGGGAAGGTGCCCCACCCGCTGCCGAGCCAACAGAAGGTCGGACACTGGCGGACGGCGACCTCCCAGATCGCGGTTCGGCCTGTCGATCCACGCCTCGTGAGCAGACGATCGACGGTCGTATCGGGCACGACCGCCGCGCCGACCACCACCACGACGACCGCGATGGCGGCCACCCGCAGACGCCCTCGGCGCCCCGGGAGGTTGAGCATCAGCACAGCAACGACGGTGAGGGCGCCGAGGGCCCCACCACGGGAGGCGGTGCTGAGCAGACCGACGACGATCAGGAGGCTCGCCGCGAACCACCACCAGCGCGACGACCGTCTCTCCTGCACCACTTCGCCGAGGGCGACGGCGAGCGGCAGGATCAACGCCGCAGCGGTGATGTTGGGATCCGCCTCCCCACCACCACCGCCTCCGGCGACTCCGAAGCGGCCGGCACGTCCGGCGGCGAAGGCGCCTGTGGCCATGTCGACGAATCCGAGCAGCCCCACCATGACCCCGCCGGCGACCAAACCCCGCTGCAGGGTCACCCGCTCGACCGACCCGGCCGGGGCCATCACCGCGACGGCGTACAACAGCACGAGCGCCGCGAGGACCATGACGTCGTGCAGCGTCTCCGCGGGCGCGACCGACCAGAGGTAGGTGAGCAGGGTGAGCGCGAGCAGCATCAGCCACACGGGGAGGGCCGGATCCAGGCGTGGGGAACGCCGCCATCCGCCGGCGAGTTGCAGCACGAGCGCAGCGGTGGCCACCATGCCGAGCCAGCTGGAGAGGGTTCCGAGCCCGCCCGCGAGCCCCGGCACGCGCACCGCCGACCCGAAGGGGACGCTGGCCGCGTACAGGGAGAGGGCGATCCACGGTGAACGCGACACGGTGAGCCCGAGCCACGCGACCAACGGGACCGCAAGCAGCCCCAGGCCCAGGGCGACGACGAGGGTCACCCGGGCAGGATACCCGGGCCCTCAGAGCTCATCGGGATGGATAGAAGCTCATCCAGGAGGCTTCACCACCTGGAAGGCGTCGATCGGGATGTCGCAGAGGTCGCGGACGCCCAGCTCCCAGGGTTCGTCGCGGCCCGGCGCGTCCTCGAGCTTCAGCGCGATCGGGCCGCCGGTGGAATCGCCGATCACCGCCCCGTAGTCCTGGAGCGCTCGGGCGATCACTCGAGCTTGCGGGGACAGGTCGAGCCGGTCGAGATCGATGTCCGGCGCGATCCGGATCCGGGTGCCCTGCGGCGGCGCGGCGGGATCGTCGGAGTCCCCGTCCGACCCCACCATCGGGAAGACGTGTCCGCTCCCCGACTCCCTCACCGCCACCTTCAAGACACGGTCGATGCTGCCCGACGCCACCTCTTGGTACCGCACCGCGACGATGGCCCCGTTCAGTCCCCGGTGCGAACCGGTGTTCCGCGGTACATCCGACGCGGGCAGGCGACCGTCGAGGCCGTTGGACGCCAGGTAGGCGATGCTCCCACCTCCCGCGGACCAGCGGTCGTTGTGGCGGTCGTAGCGGGCGTGCCAGAACCAT from Actinomycetota bacterium encodes:
- the recN gene encoding DNA repair protein RecN, with amino-acid sequence MIDELHIAGLGVIEDVTLPLSPGLTVVTGETGAGKTMVVTALQLLLGDRADTSLVRAGSEAAVVEARLTPVPSNAAAGGWASPDTTELIISREILPGRADGSGGRSRVRIGGRLAAVSALADLMGEFVDVHGQGSHVRLGRSDVARTLLDRYAGAPHARTLAAYRPAWTAWQEVSGQRASLLADARERAREHDRLAHELAEIDAADLDPQRDADLGEERARLEHAEQLASAAGQAAAALDEDGAGHPVGVAVAALRRAAGHDAHLDALGERTEALAAELADVRGELRTYAETVEADPVHLDELRRRERLLGDLTRKYGADIPGVLDYSTQARARLAELSRHEESAAALAEREADLAAQVHRLAGELHRGRDAASTRLAEAIEAHLADLGMAHARVRISVEGRQQPGPNGCDRVSIELAANPGEPRRPLGEGASGGERSRVALAVEVALADVEDARVLVFDEVDAGVGGATAMAVGEKLARLAVDGRQVLCVTHLPQLAAFADVHHVVEKGIRGGRTVTTSRSVEGGDRPAELARMLSGGAGRGAGVAHAQELLAEASSRRAG
- a CDS encoding M23 family metallopeptidase, with product MTRPSEPASLAESFAAHTRLQVGAATLDRMSGPGAVRAPRRRRRVRLRQLGLVVAVAAAVASSVALGASVGERTGTRRPPLAAAQGGPLDVSDAGQPRSAGATATAVFASYSDLQLVLPSDQVRLVGFHEAALADALPLTPAGSLRANDNTTKFRPPPDGDGVGYVVLSSRGRTNPATSAVDVALPPGIPVASLIDGTVTLVEHYQLYGRHPDTRVEIAPAGRPDLRVVLIHLTDVRVSPGQRVQAGRTVVAGAANLFPFGSHVDRYVEGEPGPHVHIEVKRPTSGA
- a CDS encoding M23 family metallopeptidase is translated as MPARPANDAFAAVCTRPRVNRYAIAGLAPVLAAALSLPAAVDRTAAARPSAVEAQAMWVDASNGMPRAPAPEPVIEPFAAVEGVQLVEPAPTPVLIGFHQANGPRPIALTPDVAAHQILPSRGRGTHATSAVDIVLPAAEPVRATVSGTVVAANRYALYGQTSDGLVEIVPHANPAIRVRLLHLAELQVTAGEHVVAGETVVAATARTLPFGSQIDTIVGQRLPHVHVEVVR
- a CDS encoding M23 family metallopeptidase; this translates as MSPQNRSRAALVSVAIPAIGVLLALPLSPDAPTAATVAAGTGAAAAEEPLTQPTGSHPVPVADPSAVVNTDHAPPPPDAVPADAAAVDPHVEPAQPEAPYPVGPSRLFATFQELHLWTPSADPVLIGFHEAYYDGALAMLPMGQATALDNPRFPGTPDRATGQPYAVLSSRGRRPEPTSAADIVVRPGEPVRAVVTGTVIEARPYLLYGKYPDGRVAIRSAERPDLVVTMLHISGLQVHVGQQVNAGETIVAAHGTQFPFVSHIDNYLGGNPNPHVHVEVAHRG
- a CDS encoding CTP synthase, with product MVAEPTPSRRSQPAAGTKHIFVTGGVSSALGKGITAASLGRLLKARGLKVTLQKLDPYLNVDPGTMNPFEHGEVFVTDDGGETDLDLGHYERFVDENLSRGSSVTSGQVWLSVISKERRGDYLGKTVQVIPHITDEIKSRILAVGQDADVVITEVGGTVGDIEGLPYLEAIRQIRHDVGRDNVCYLHVALVPYIAASGELKTKPTQHSVRELRAVGIQPDALVCRSDRPLSPDLKRKIALLSDVDIEAVISAEDAESLYEVPLMLHQEGLDTVVCRRFGLAEVEPDLGEWETMVGRVRAARETVTVAVVGKYVELPDAYLSVAEALRHGGLACGVQVAIRWVSSDDLLDDGVDRHLADCHAILVPGGFGVRGIEGKIAAVRYARVHEVPFLGVCLGLQVAVIEFARHVAGLEYAHSSEFEPHTPDAVIDLMVDQRDVTELGGTMRLGSYPAKLLDGTRVRDLYGEPVVYERHRHRFEVSNRYRAGLEERGLVFSGVSPDGRLAEFAELPDHPWFVATQAHPEFKSRPNRPHPLFAGLVAAGLQRHRETRGQLPVDLDEVGRTDVPGRAAAAELADAGWAVSHGNRPVEVER
- a CDS encoding NUDIX hydrolase, producing MASETVHEGVFARVRVDRVRMPDGEVLDREVVEQADAAGVVPIFGDGSVMLLRQYRQPFATYLLEIPAGKLDREGEDPAAAAARELIEETGYRAERLEHLVTFRNSAGWTDESTHLYVATGLTAEGVPDDFHASAEEADMEIVRLPLDEAVAAVRDGTITDAKTVIGLLLVGGRF
- a CDS encoding sugar transferase, with protein sequence MLLLALPLMAAIAVIVRLHDRGPALFRQTRVGMDGRPFTLLKFRTMVENDDSDTQWAVDHDDARVTWIGRFLRPTHLDQLPQLLNVIRGDMSLVGPRPERPHFVDRFSDQIPRYEARRCGLPSAAGCLGPRDR